A part of Microbulbifer sp. MI-G genomic DNA contains:
- a CDS encoding ABC transporter permease, whose translation MNKLALIAHEAKLEIRAGFSSGIVALAFWGLVIYLLLNLVNADYMQKMGATDIPRNSPSLIYLMGAGCMFFQFFAWAWVFSQPILRDRKASLHEVIYTTPNSLKVMLWGRFIGAAVIGAILSASALVGFLFSPVLVWMGLLPEAAIGPAPWKALGFAWIWLQIPASVGIGALYFIMTLRTRSLAGPFGLAAALMMLWMFAVIVLQGASINPQLAAVMDPSLFTFVYTEVTSWTPLQKSSSLLPFTLGSVLNRIFWCLLPLLALAACLKYLRRESLILEGAAKSSRTKASKKTAASEVVDLSPSKPDSASLGRSLRQLMLEARWRLLHVWGSRAWWVGVVILVVMGVVSSFTQIIWHAEGPMAPRLEMLLPLLKDVIFLVIAFVIAALTGLVCRRDQVPGFEDMLAATPAPDYLRLFGVALTVFAMTVLLALLPGLSGIFAVLLSAPASVDVGQAFTYQLLIVTAPLLELSMMVLLVHALFRHAGFAYSMSMFVTFILVLNHELELVHYPPYEVGITAHIQLSALSGWEPWIGYLFALDGFKVALAVLMVGLAALWVPRGLDSRMSRGFALIRSRLIAPQGALVACSALFLLGLGTVLEDKLVVQGGYQSPEQLKREDAAWEAYWLPKASEFEVSGGDLKISINPDNQTVEAEWQLLQVQVDGQGLYFELPNGFVLVNALVDGREVTAEQRYDHMSLPISGCPEPGCNIKLSWQLTAPGWSAEGEPSGLTPGGVWLQASDIVPRLGIDPERILRVPAEREALGLSREFTLPTAQLATTLEGAAPSGDWRWQVRIKSADKPVFSEHGSTTGPLDFVIQWAPDTELAVFDGFEIAHDSSRSTMVPAIAKDVGQMQACVNERLGTDIEIKRIAQWPRGLGETRASGTLLQLSEGPHWDIADEGTGRWLRRVDIARALARQHLVARSDLRRIASSAWLSDGVSGAIGLLCVAEIDGIEVLDDVLVRYSDKTTRDLAGSEIPVERLSTAPISGWARYYAPVAALDWTLHQTPESLSAILDDIQQQKNIESVLNAYVGVTRTQNMLGAPLSSALTVEYLETGQIRLDGQRWRWEKGGWQPVTETASYRLLTDINELDAEVINENMLIDRLPSKQVLALDVWPSYQRDPAQNLLGRTKVPAK comes from the coding sequence ATGAATAAGCTGGCGCTTATTGCCCATGAGGCAAAGCTGGAAATAAGGGCCGGTTTTAGCAGCGGCATTGTGGCATTGGCCTTTTGGGGGCTGGTGATCTACCTGCTTTTGAATTTGGTAAACGCAGACTATATGCAAAAAATGGGGGCTACGGATATCCCCCGGAACTCGCCATCGCTCATTTACCTGATGGGTGCTGGGTGTATGTTCTTCCAGTTTTTTGCCTGGGCCTGGGTATTCTCACAACCGATTCTGCGCGATCGCAAAGCCAGTTTGCACGAAGTCATTTATACAACCCCGAATTCCTTGAAAGTTATGCTTTGGGGGCGGTTTATCGGTGCAGCGGTGATAGGAGCCATATTAAGTGCATCGGCACTGGTGGGCTTTTTATTCTCGCCGGTATTGGTCTGGATGGGCTTACTGCCTGAAGCGGCGATTGGCCCAGCCCCCTGGAAAGCCCTCGGCTTTGCATGGATCTGGTTACAGATCCCTGCCAGCGTCGGTATCGGTGCTCTGTATTTTATTATGACACTGCGCACTCGAAGCCTGGCAGGTCCCTTTGGGCTCGCTGCGGCTTTGATGATGTTGTGGATGTTTGCTGTGATCGTGCTTCAGGGTGCAAGCATTAATCCGCAGTTGGCTGCGGTAATGGACCCTTCGCTGTTTACTTTCGTTTATACGGAAGTTACCTCCTGGACACCTTTGCAAAAATCCTCTTCTTTATTGCCCTTTACCCTGGGTTCGGTATTAAACCGGATTTTTTGGTGTCTCTTACCGCTGCTTGCTTTAGCTGCCTGCTTGAAATACCTGAGAAGGGAGTCCCTGATTCTGGAAGGGGCAGCCAAATCTTCTCGCACTAAAGCCAGTAAAAAGACAGCTGCCAGTGAAGTAGTAGATCTCTCTCCATCGAAGCCGGATAGCGCATCGCTTGGCCGTAGCCTGCGTCAATTAATGCTGGAAGCCCGTTGGAGGCTGCTCCATGTATGGGGTAGCCGGGCCTGGTGGGTTGGTGTGGTGATACTCGTCGTGATGGGGGTCGTCAGCTCTTTTACCCAAATTATCTGGCATGCGGAAGGGCCTATGGCACCGCGTTTGGAAATGCTGTTGCCGCTTCTCAAGGATGTTATTTTTCTTGTGATTGCATTTGTGATCGCAGCGCTGACTGGCTTGGTATGCCGCAGGGATCAGGTGCCAGGGTTTGAGGATATGCTGGCTGCTACCCCAGCGCCGGACTATCTGCGCCTGTTTGGTGTTGCCCTTACGGTATTTGCTATGACGGTGCTGTTGGCACTGCTACCGGGGTTATCGGGCATCTTTGCCGTGCTTCTTTCTGCACCGGCCTCTGTCGATGTAGGCCAGGCATTTACCTACCAGTTGTTGATAGTGACAGCGCCGTTATTAGAGTTGTCGATGATGGTGCTCCTGGTGCATGCGCTATTCCGCCATGCGGGCTTTGCCTACTCCATGTCAATGTTCGTGACCTTTATCTTGGTACTGAATCATGAGTTGGAGCTGGTGCATTACCCTCCCTATGAAGTGGGTATTACTGCACATATCCAACTGTCGGCTCTCAGTGGTTGGGAACCCTGGATCGGTTATTTGTTCGCCCTGGATGGATTCAAAGTTGCGCTCGCCGTATTGATGGTCGGCCTGGCTGCTCTATGGGTTCCAAGGGGATTGGATAGCCGCATGTCTCGGGGTTTTGCCCTGATTCGCTCTCGCCTTATAGCCCCTCAGGGTGCCTTGGTGGCTTGTTCCGCTCTATTTCTTCTTGGACTGGGTACTGTACTGGAAGACAAGTTGGTAGTGCAGGGAGGTTATCAATCACCGGAGCAACTGAAGCGGGAAGATGCAGCCTGGGAAGCATACTGGTTGCCGAAAGCCAGTGAGTTTGAAGTATCTGGCGGTGATCTGAAAATCAGTATCAACCCGGATAATCAGACAGTGGAAGCTGAGTGGCAATTGCTCCAAGTTCAGGTTGATGGACAGGGCCTGTATTTTGAATTGCCTAATGGATTTGTCCTGGTGAACGCTTTAGTGGATGGCCGTGAAGTAACGGCTGAACAACGTTACGACCATATGTCCCTGCCAATCTCAGGCTGCCCTGAGCCAGGTTGTAATATCAAACTATCGTGGCAACTGACTGCTCCCGGCTGGTCAGCTGAGGGGGAGCCCTCGGGGCTGACACCCGGCGGAGTCTGGTTACAAGCCAGTGATATTGTTCCGCGTCTGGGCATTGATCCCGAGCGTATTTTGCGGGTTCCCGCAGAGCGCGAAGCACTGGGTTTAAGCCGTGAGTTTACGCTGCCAACCGCACAGCTTGCCACAACCCTTGAGGGCGCGGCCCCTTCAGGGGACTGGCGCTGGCAAGTTCGTATTAAAAGCGCTGACAAGCCTGTCTTCAGCGAACACGGCAGTACAACTGGTCCCTTGGATTTCGTCATTCAATGGGCACCTGATACGGAACTTGCAGTATTCGATGGTTTTGAAATTGCCCATGATTCCAGCCGCTCTACTATGGTTCCTGCCATTGCAAAAGATGTGGGGCAGATGCAGGCCTGCGTTAATGAGCGGCTGGGTACGGATATCGAAATTAAGCGGATTGCCCAGTGGCCAAGAGGGCTCGGCGAGACTCGAGCCAGCGGTACCTTGCTGCAATTGTCCGAAGGGCCTCACTGGGATATCGCCGATGAGGGAACAGGACGTTGGCTGAGGCGGGTTGATATTGCCCGAGCCTTGGCCAGGCAGCATCTTGTTGCCAGGTCGGATTTACGACGTATTGCCAGTTCGGCATGGCTCAGCGATGGCGTTTCGGGAGCGATAGGCCTGCTGTGTGTTGCAGAAATCGACGGTATCGAAGTACTTGATGATGTACTGGTCCGCTACTCCGACAAGACGACTAGAGATTTGGCAGGTAGCGAGATTCCTGTTGAACGATTAAGCACAGCGCCGATTTCTGGTTGGGCTCGCTATTACGCGCCGGTCGCCGCACTGGATTGGACTCTTCACCAAACCCCGGAATCCCTGTCTGCAATACTCGATGATATTCAGCAGCAGAAAAATATCGAGAGTGTGCTGAACGCCTATGTGGGC
- a CDS encoding ABC transporter ATP-binding protein produces MQKQSGLIVEGLFKTYKNGVKALNGVDLEVGPGMYGLLGPNGAGKSSLMRTLATLQTPDSGRIILDGVDVLANPDFMRSKLGYLPQHIGAYPGITARTLLDRFAWLKGFTQTSTRRREVDRLLEQVNLADVADRAVSTYSGGMLRRFGIAIALIGEPRLIIVDEPTAGLDPAERNRFHCVLADVAADAIVLLSTHIVEDIENLCQRLAILASGRIVVEGTAPEVTAPHKDKMWQALIPRGEQLPASLHNIAKPDGTQVIVHGEKPEDPRFTAHTPRLEDIYHLAIEQVKDQREAA; encoded by the coding sequence ATGCAAAAGCAATCAGGGTTGATCGTTGAAGGGCTCTTTAAGACTTATAAAAACGGGGTGAAAGCGCTAAACGGTGTTGATTTGGAAGTTGGCCCCGGAATGTATGGATTACTCGGGCCTAATGGTGCCGGGAAAAGTAGTTTGATGCGCACTTTGGCAACCCTGCAAACACCAGATAGTGGTCGGATTATTCTCGATGGTGTGGATGTTCTGGCAAATCCGGATTTTATGCGCAGTAAATTGGGTTATTTACCGCAACATATTGGCGCTTACCCCGGGATTACCGCGCGGACATTATTGGATCGTTTTGCCTGGCTTAAAGGTTTTACCCAAACGAGTACAAGGCGCCGCGAAGTGGACAGGCTTTTGGAGCAGGTCAATTTGGCCGATGTGGCCGATCGAGCTGTATCAACTTATTCCGGCGGCATGTTGCGCCGCTTTGGTATTGCCATTGCACTTATCGGTGAGCCGCGCCTAATTATTGTCGACGAACCCACAGCAGGCCTGGACCCCGCTGAGCGCAACCGCTTTCACTGTGTTTTGGCGGATGTCGCGGCGGATGCCATTGTATTGCTCTCCACCCATATCGTTGAAGATATCGAAAACCTGTGTCAGCGCCTGGCGATATTGGCCTCAGGGCGCATCGTCGTTGAGGGGACAGCCCCGGAAGTGACTGCTCCCCATAAAGACAAGATGTGGCAAGCACTGATTCCTCGCGGTGAGCAGTTACCGGCATCCCTGCACAATATTGCCAAGCCCGATGGTACCCAGGTAATCGTACACGGTGAGAAACCCGAAGACCCGCGCTTTACGGCCCATACCCCGCGTCTGGAAGATATTTATCACCTGGCGATTGAGCAGGTAAAAGACCAGCGGGAGGCGGCATGA
- a CDS encoding Gfo/Idh/MocA family oxidoreductase, translating into MGVDKRKRVVVAGTGFGRIYLEALTSSRLPGRDYFELAGLLARGSDYSRSCAEQYGVPLYTEAEQIPDDIDIVCVVVRSGATGGEGSELAQSLLKRGIHVLQEHPVHTKEITANLLAAKQGNAAYAVNTLYPNLRPTRQFLAAAEYLRWHQRLEMVDAICNSQMAYPLLDVIGRAVGGLRPWSFSEPEHAEGHPFQSLSATLGGVPLTLRIQNQVHPQDPDNHSLLLHRLAIGSEGGVLTLADTHGPVLWNPRLHSPRDQTGRLILSGEGTERLAVPSMVTLGDSDMRSYHDIFALTWPEAVIQALHSLCADIAQPERRRQSGQWALSVSMAWSDLTARIGMPALIQPGEPEPVSVQALTDIVSQACD; encoded by the coding sequence ATGGGAGTTGATAAGCGCAAACGAGTTGTCGTTGCAGGGACAGGCTTTGGCCGTATTTATCTCGAAGCCCTGACTTCCTCCAGATTACCCGGTCGGGATTATTTTGAATTGGCCGGTTTATTGGCTCGGGGTAGTGATTATTCCAGAAGTTGTGCCGAACAATATGGGGTGCCGCTTTATACCGAGGCTGAGCAAATTCCCGATGACATCGACATAGTCTGTGTTGTTGTTCGTTCAGGGGCAACGGGGGGCGAGGGTTCTGAATTGGCCCAATCGCTACTCAAGCGCGGTATTCATGTATTGCAGGAGCACCCGGTCCACACCAAGGAAATTACTGCAAACCTGCTGGCGGCAAAGCAGGGAAATGCGGCTTACGCGGTTAATACGCTATATCCAAATTTGCGTCCCACCAGGCAATTTTTGGCAGCGGCCGAATATTTACGTTGGCACCAGCGCCTGGAAATGGTCGATGCTATCTGCAACAGCCAGATGGCCTATCCGCTGCTGGATGTAATTGGCCGCGCGGTAGGTGGCCTTCGCCCCTGGTCTTTTAGTGAGCCGGAGCACGCTGAAGGACACCCTTTTCAAAGTTTATCGGCCACTCTTGGCGGAGTGCCCTTGACGTTGCGCATACAAAATCAGGTGCACCCACAGGACCCGGACAATCACTCCCTGTTACTGCATCGACTTGCCATAGGTAGTGAGGGGGGTGTTCTAACTCTGGCCGATACCCACGGCCCCGTGCTGTGGAATCCAAGGCTGCATTCACCACGGGATCAAACAGGCAGGCTGATACTGAGCGGTGAGGGTACCGAGCGATTGGCGGTGCCCAGCATGGTAACCCTGGGTGATTCGGACATGCGCAGTTATCACGATATTTTTGCCCTCACCTGGCCTGAGGCCGTGATTCAGGCTCTGCATTCCCTGTGCGCCGATATCGCGCAACCTGAAAGACGCAGGCAAAGCGGCCAGTGGGCATTGAGTGTGTCGATGGCATGGAGTGATTTAACTGCGCGTATCGGTATGCCGGCATTAATCCAGCCCGGGGAACCGGAGCCAGTATCAGTGCAGGCGCTTACCGATATTGTTAGCCAGGCTTGCGACTAA